The Yamadazyma tenuis chromosome 2, complete sequence sequence TGAATCAATTGGtaggctgcaaaatcgCATCAGTCGCCGGTTGCGGCCCGGTCTAGGGAACTTATCATATATAAATTGACCCCCATTCTTAGTGATTTGGATTAtagtttcttcaattggCTCCGTTTATTACTCACAATGGCCACATATTCTAAGAAAGACTTCAACACTAAACACTACAATGATGCTAGACCCTCTTATCCTCCTGCTTTTTACGAAACATTGATGGACTATCATGGATCCTCTCGTGACTTAGCAGTTGACATTGGATGTGGGTCAGGGTTTGTTACCTTTGCGTTGACAAAGTATTTCAAAAAGGTTATTGGTACTGATATTAGTGAAGTGATGGTCGAACAGTGTAGAGCTGATCCCCGTACTCAAAAAAGTGATAAACTCGAGTTTTATGTTGGTGCGGCAGAGGAAACTCCCTCTgtgatcaaagaaaactCGGTAGACTTACTTACAGGTGCTGAATGTTGTCACTGGGTTGATCACCcagttttcttcaaggaaaGTTGGAGGATTCTAAAACCAGGTGGAACTTTGGCGTTTTGGTTCTACAAAGACCCgatttttgttgatttcccAGCTGCTAATGATATTTATGACGAATTTTGCTATGAGTCTCCAGAATATATGGGACCTCAATATGAGCAGCCAGGGAGGGCCTTGCTTAGAACATTGATGAAAGAAATTGATGTTCCCGAAGACTTGTACACTGATATTACTAGAGTTGAGTACGAGCCTTTGAGAGACAAGACTCCAAACACTTTGTATATCGCTAAACGAATCAACCTTGCGA is a genomic window containing:
- a CDS encoding S-adenosyl-L-methionine-dependent methyltransferase (COG:Q; EggNog:ENOG503Q305) — translated: MATYSKKDFNTKHYNDARPSYPPAFYETLMDYHGSSRDLAVDIGCGSGFVTFALTKYFKKVIGTDISEVMVEQCRADPRTQKSDKLEFYVGAAEETPSVIKENSVDLLTGAECCHWVDHPVFFKESWRILKPGGTLAFWFYKDPIFVDFPAANDIYDEFCYESPEYMGPQYEQPGRALLRTLMKEIDVPEDLYTDITRVEYEPLRDKTPNTLYIAKRINLAIFKEYVTSWSAYHNWMKAYPDKKDVADQFIDKLASTLGWDDDFEFTVVWATVYTFAKKKG